A stretch of Lutra lutra chromosome 9, mLutLut1.2, whole genome shotgun sequence DNA encodes these proteins:
- the SLC30A6 gene encoding zinc transporter 6 isoform X2, whose amino-acid sequence MGTIHLFRKPQRSFFGKLLQEFRLVAADRRSWKILLFGAINLTCTGFLLMWCSSTNSIALTAYTYLTIFDLFSLMTCLISYWVMMRKPSPVYSFGAERFLEQPEIHTGRLLVGTFVALSFNLFTMLSIRNKPFAYVSEAASTSWLQEHVADLSRSLCGIIPGLSSIFLPRMNPFVLIDLAGAFALCITYMLIEINNYFAVDTASAIAIALMTFGTMYPMSVYSGKVLLQTTPPHVIGQLDKLIREVSTLDGVLEVRNEHFWTLGFGSLAGSVHVRIRRDANEQMVLAHVTNRLYTLVSTLTVQIFKDDWIRPALLSGPVAANVLNFSDHHIIPMPPSKGADDSNPITSTPAKPSSPPPEFSFNTPGKNINPVILLNTQTRPYGLGLNHGHTPYSSMLNQGLGVPGIGATQGFRTGFTNVPSRYGTNNRIGQPRP is encoded by the exons ATG gggaCAATTCATCTCTTTAGAAAACCACAAAGATCTTTTTTTGGCAAGTTATTACAGGAATTTAGACTTGTAGCAGCAGACCGAAGG tccTGGAAGATACTGCTCTTTGGTGCAATAAACTTAACATGTACTGGCTTCCTGCTTATGTGGTGCAGCTCCACTAACAGTATAG CTTTAACTGCCTATACGTACTTGACCATTTTTGATCTTTTTag tTTAATGACATGTTTGATAAGTTACTGGGTAATGATGAGGAAACCTAGCCCTGTCTATTCATTTGG tgcAGAGCGCTTTTTGGAGCAGCCTGAGATACACAC GGGAAGATTATTAGTTGGTACTTTTGTGGCTCTTTCCTTCAACTTGTTCACAATGCTTTCTATTCGGAATAAACCTTTTGCTTATGTCTCTGaag CTGCTAGTACGAGTTGGCTTCAAGAGCATGTTGCGGATCTTAGTCGAAG cTTGTGTGGAATTATTCCAGGACTTAGCAGTATCTTCCTTCCCCGGATGAATCCATTTGTTTTGATTGATCTTGCTGGAGCATTTGCTCTTTGTATTACATATATGCTAATTGAAAttaa caattATTTTGCTGTAGACACTGCTTCTGCCATAGCCATTGCTCTGATGACGTTTGGCACTATGTATCCCATGAGCGTGTACAGTGGCAAAGTGTTACTGCAG aCAACACCACCCCATGTTATTGGCCAGTTGGACAAACTTATCAGAGAG GTATCTACCCTGGATGGAGTTTTAGAAGTTCGAAATGAGCATTTTTGGACCCTAGGTTTTGGCTCATTG GCTGGATCAGTTCATGTAAGAATTCGACGAGATGCCAATGAACAAATGGTTCTTGCTCATGTGACCAACAGGCTATACACTCTAGTGTCTACCTTGACTGTTCAGATTTTCAAGGATGATTGGATTAGACCTGCCTTACTCTCTGGGCCTGTTGCTGCCAACGTCCTAAACTTTTCAGACCATCACATAATTCCAATGCCTCCTTCAAAGGGTGCTGATGATTCAAACCCTATCACATCGACTCCAGCTAAACCTAGTAGTCCACCTCCAGAATTTTCATTTAACACCCCTGGAAAAAACATAAACCCAGTTATTCTCCTAAATACCCAAACAAGACCTTATGGTTTGGGTCTTAATCATGGACACACACCTTATAGTAGCATGCTTAATCAAGGACTTGGAGTTCCAGGAATTGGAGCAACCCAAGGATTCAGGACTGGTTTTACAAATGTGCCAAGTAGATACGGAACTAACAATAGAATTGGACAACCAAGACCATGA
- the SLC30A6 gene encoding zinc transporter 6 isoform X1, producing the protein MPHPFRSRENQLLERLPAGAVPLLIMGTIHLFRKPQRSFFGKLLQEFRLVAADRRSWKILLFGAINLTCTGFLLMWCSSTNSIALTAYTYLTIFDLFSLMTCLISYWVMMRKPSPVYSFGFERLEVLAVFASTVLAQLGALFILKESAERFLEQPEIHTGRLLVGTFVALSFNLFTMLSIRNKPFAYVSEAASTSWLQEHVADLSRSLCGIIPGLSSIFLPRMNPFVLIDLAGAFALCITYMLIEINNYFAVDTASAIAIALMTFGTMYPMSVYSGKVLLQTTPPHVIGQLDKLIREVSTLDGVLEVRNEHFWTLGFGSLAGSVHVRIRRDANEQMVLAHVTNRLYTLVSTLTVQIFKDDWIRPALLSGPVAANVLNFSDHHIIPMPPSKGADDSNPITSTPAKPSSPPPEFSFNTPGKNINPVILLNTQTRPYGLGLNHGHTPYSSMLNQGLGVPGIGATQGFRTGFTNVPSRYGTNNRIGQPRP; encoded by the exons ATGCCCCACCCCTTCCGCTCTAGGGAAAACCAGCTCCTAGAGCGTCTTCCGGCGGGAGCTGTGCCTCTCCTTATCATG gggaCAATTCATCTCTTTAGAAAACCACAAAGATCTTTTTTTGGCAAGTTATTACAGGAATTTAGACTTGTAGCAGCAGACCGAAGG tccTGGAAGATACTGCTCTTTGGTGCAATAAACTTAACATGTACTGGCTTCCTGCTTATGTGGTGCAGCTCCACTAACAGTATAG CTTTAACTGCCTATACGTACTTGACCATTTTTGATCTTTTTag tTTAATGACATGTTTGATAAGTTACTGGGTAATGATGAGGAAACCTAGCCCTGTCTATTCATTTGG ATTTGAAAGATTAGAAGTCTTAGCTGTATTTGCCTCCACAGTCTTGGCACAGTTGGGAGCTCTCTTTATATTAAAAGAAAG tgcAGAGCGCTTTTTGGAGCAGCCTGAGATACACAC GGGAAGATTATTAGTTGGTACTTTTGTGGCTCTTTCCTTCAACTTGTTCACAATGCTTTCTATTCGGAATAAACCTTTTGCTTATGTCTCTGaag CTGCTAGTACGAGTTGGCTTCAAGAGCATGTTGCGGATCTTAGTCGAAG cTTGTGTGGAATTATTCCAGGACTTAGCAGTATCTTCCTTCCCCGGATGAATCCATTTGTTTTGATTGATCTTGCTGGAGCATTTGCTCTTTGTATTACATATATGCTAATTGAAAttaa caattATTTTGCTGTAGACACTGCTTCTGCCATAGCCATTGCTCTGATGACGTTTGGCACTATGTATCCCATGAGCGTGTACAGTGGCAAAGTGTTACTGCAG aCAACACCACCCCATGTTATTGGCCAGTTGGACAAACTTATCAGAGAG GTATCTACCCTGGATGGAGTTTTAGAAGTTCGAAATGAGCATTTTTGGACCCTAGGTTTTGGCTCATTG GCTGGATCAGTTCATGTAAGAATTCGACGAGATGCCAATGAACAAATGGTTCTTGCTCATGTGACCAACAGGCTATACACTCTAGTGTCTACCTTGACTGTTCAGATTTTCAAGGATGATTGGATTAGACCTGCCTTACTCTCTGGGCCTGTTGCTGCCAACGTCCTAAACTTTTCAGACCATCACATAATTCCAATGCCTCCTTCAAAGGGTGCTGATGATTCAAACCCTATCACATCGACTCCAGCTAAACCTAGTAGTCCACCTCCAGAATTTTCATTTAACACCCCTGGAAAAAACATAAACCCAGTTATTCTCCTAAATACCCAAACAAGACCTTATGGTTTGGGTCTTAATCATGGACACACACCTTATAGTAGCATGCTTAATCAAGGACTTGGAGTTCCAGGAATTGGAGCAACCCAAGGATTCAGGACTGGTTTTACAAATGTGCCAAGTAGATACGGAACTAACAATAGAATTGGACAACCAAGACCATGA